In Telopea speciosissima isolate NSW1024214 ecotype Mountain lineage chromosome 10, Tspe_v1, whole genome shotgun sequence, the DNA window CTGATCTGGCCAACATGAGGACATCGGAAGAATTTGAGCCTCTACTGAAAAGATTTGATGAGTCTTTTATCAATGAGAATGCCATCAATGCTATCAAATCTATTTTTGGCATATTCAACAAGAATTAGGCCATGAGTTCACATCGCAAAGTCCCAAGGCCTGCCTCGGCCATCATTCAACTCGCAGATATGTCAAAGCATAAATGGGATCAGTCAAGCCACTTCATTTGTCAAAccatgactctctctctctctctctctctctcgttgaATTATTTCATCTATGGATCATTCTAAGAGGAATGTTGCAGAGAAGAGGTCCAGAAACATTAATTTTTTCTTGTGGTTTACTTTTGTGATTGTTTGTTCACTTGTAATCTTGTCTCCAAGGATGGTAGAATAATAGAATAGTAggaatgaaaaaatgaaataaaaaagggttCTTACATGTATTTACAAGGAATATTTTCCAACTACATGTTCTTTTTCTAGGTTGTGATACTCAATTCCTTAATCTTGTAAAAGGATGAAATTGTTTAATAAAAGGAGTTGGAAGATGCATCTTCTTAGTTTTTGAAAGGATCAAATAAAGGATGGTGGATCCTAATCAATCTGTGTCTTCTGATAATTGTGATAGTTTTTCAGACAAATGGATTGCTTAAGAGAAAGTTACTAGTTCTCTTGATTCTGAAGAGACTAACTTGCTTATGTTGTATTGAAATAATACTTCCTGAGTTGACCATTGAACTACAGAAGTGAAGAAGTGTGAATAATGAAGCTGAATGGTGGGTCATTCTACTGCTGGCTTCTGCAGATTGAAATCAAGTAGGCCCCAAGGAGCTGTATAAACTATCTGTCACTAACATTGAGCAGGCTTAATGTCCATGTTAAACTATATCTTAATTTAAAGATCTTAATCAAATTTTCACCATTGTTTCCCTACTTTAGTCAGTAAAACAGTATAAATTAAATGAAACTTACCTCAAGATCGTGAATTTTACTAAatcaaaaactccaaaaaattcGCATATTTTGGTGAAATATTTGCTAATTCCAAATTGTTGTACTTTATCAATGCTGGGTTCCAGTTCTATCAATACACACACACTCCAGCAAGTTATGAAGACCTAGATGGCTATAACCATTTAAGGTCCACCATGAAATCATTAGACTGCAATTTACCTTTAGATTTAACTCACAGAGTGGATGAGATGATCCTATAATATCAGGGCAATAAAATGTCATTTATCTTGGCTCTTCAAAGTGAAAGGGCCTATAGAACCTACCCTTCGTTTGTTCCAATTACCAGCGATTTGAAAtcgtgattttttttatttctggtGTTCATTATTATAGAGAATTAGACAGCCCTTTTCCCTTCCACTATTTGAATTTGAAGCTGATTATCCCTGAAACCAGCTAGGAATCATACCCGCACTTAAGCAActagttcctttttttttttctgcttttttATGAACCATTATGAAGTATGACCCGAATGGTTTTCTGCAAACCACGCGAATTTTGAAATCTCAACTCTCAAGCACCATCAGGCATCAGATAGTCAGATTCAGATGGTTGGGGGTTTTCAATCTTAAAAGTGTTTGTCCTCTATGCCTCGTCCACATTGTTGACACCAATCATTTGTTCCTCAATTGTAGTTTTTATTCTAAATCAGTTTAAGTTGCACTTGGTTTTTCTTGTATCATACGAGGATGTACAAACATTCAAGATTAAAGATTAGGTATGCACTACCTCCGCATGATGTTGTTTATAAAAGCAAGCGCTTTGCTTCTGATTTTTGTTCCTCAAAATTAAAGCTCTTTTCTTGGTTTCCCTGGTCATGCAGGCTCAGGAGGAGATTTCTGAAATAATCAAGGCCAATTTATCATGGGGTTCTGTGAGTATGTTGGAATCTCATATGCTTTTGTTGTAGCATCTCTTGAAGTCAGGAAAGCACTTCTCATTGCTGTTCAACAAGGCTATCAGAATATTGTCCTTGAAGGAGATTCTCTAATGGTCATTAGTCTACTCAATCAAATCTCGCAGGACACCCTCCCCTCCTTGGAGGATTGCTTCAATTATTTCTGATGGTCTTCATCTTGCTAATCGTTTTTTAACTGTTAGTTTTGTTCATATGGAAATTATGTGGCTGAATCTTTTGCCTCGATCTTTTGGTTCCCAGCAtaggcaattttttttttttttttgtttggattcaGCCCTTCCACCTTTTATTTCCCCCTTATTGTATCAGTACTTGTGTAATTCCTCGCTTCGTTCGGTGATTAATGTATgttatattaccaaaaaaaagaaaaaggaataaacTACCCATTCAGTTATAATGAAAAAACTCTAAATGGATCTCATGGTCATTTGCATCTTAGATATATACCAACAACTGCATAACTAAATGCGACGGATTACAGGAACCCACTGCTATTAAATACCCCATGCTCTACCAATAAGGCCTAAAATAAAGAATGTTGGCAGATAATTTCTAGACAAATTATCTGTCAACCTATGTCTTCGATTGTCATAATCATCTACAAAGacttcataaaaaaacaaaagaaaaagaaaaagagaggatgCAATAAGGAACAGAAGTAGAAGTTGATCAATCACTGCTCATGCAGGAAGCCTTTGTCCTCCAAGTACGTCACAACTTGTCCTGCCATAATGGATGGAGCAGGGCAAATCCCATCGTTCTGTTGTATCTCTATCTGAGGAAAAAAACAATAAGAATTCAACATATGAGAGGGAGGAAAAATGGAAGGAGAAGGCCTAAACAAGGTAAAAGATTAATAACATTGACAGAAAGCACAATCCAATATCCTAGAACTTGTTCAGTCAAATGGTACTTGGAAGCCAATTCTCCATTTGTATTTGACTTCCCCATTGTTGAAGAACTTTGTGAATCTCTTATTTGCTTCTTATGCCTATCTAAGTTTTCTTGAGCCCATGCTCATTTGTACATACTGTATTGTAAGAGAAATGGGGGTAAATTTATCACAACCACCATCAGATCCCAATAAATTAGTATGACTTAAACATGCATAACagttctattatttttttgttgaacCATACCCATCAGTGAGCGCAGATTATATACAAATTATATTAGTCCAATACAACCCAAAATATATGATTACAGGATTAGTCCATGGGGTGCAAGGAGACATCGAATAGGTTCACCAAGAGACACAGTTAACTCCATTAAAACGGAGTGCAGCGTGGGAAGTGTTGGGTTGAACTGACAGAGTGCCTACAACAGAAACTGTCACTACTAAAGTGGTAAGACATTTCCACTGTGATTGGCATGCACTCAGTTATAGTATTAGTATGAGAATGCCATCTAGTTTTCGTTTAAGAAATACATACCTCACAATTCAAGGGTGGTTCATATGGATCATCTATACCTGTAAAACCTGCAAATTAAGGTGAAAGTTATCAAATACAGAGCTCTAGTGCAACTTTAATGAATTGAAGTCACCTGTCTTATTCAAACCACTAGAAGGTACACTCAGCTATTATGTTATTTCACCAAACTATGAATTATTTTAATAGATGATGATACACCAGACGGAATGAGCTATAGCACAGAAAAAGCAAGATACATTTACTACTTACTGCTACTGATTTATTTGATGACTTGCTAACTGGGCATCCAACAGAAGACGGGAgtagattttgttattatttgaaGATTCCATAAAATGCCTTTGTATGAgatcatttattaaatgattatgaataaatggaagaaatagttttgataaattcaacaaaatatattatattttgatAAGAGCGTCCAGATTTTGGTTATTGGATTCAATTTGAGAGGAAACCAACCTGATCCTCTAGATTTTGTTTATTGGATTCAATGAGAGGAATCCAACCTCCCCCAACAGGTTTTGTTTGATAGGAACCCAAACTGTCCACCCTGAACGTGAAaacaaaatctgaaatttccTCCCATTTCTAAATTCAAACCGTTCTTTAACAAAAATTGAAACCCAACCAACTAGATAACTTATATAACAGCTTTACCATAAAAACTCAATCACGTGGTAACTTACATGGATTACTACTCAAAGTAACAGCTGCTCAACACAAGTAACAGAACTATTCAAAAATATGCCAATTACATAATGCATATAATATTTTCTACCACATGTCATTTTCAAATATTAGGTGCCTTTTATTTTTCGGGGTATGTCATTGAATGTGTGTTATTGTATCCATTCGGTTGGATTCCGTAACTGTTATGGGTCTTTGGCTATTTCAGCATTCAAGCCTAAGGAGGGTCATCAGAACTTGGTTTCTTCAAATTAACCCTAGATTGTTCAATTGTGTACACTTTTGTCTGAGCCAAGCCTAAACATCTTCAGaaagaattgaagtatcaaTTGTGCAGAGCTTGGCTCCATACCCACAGGTACAAGAGGCTTCAATATTGTATCCTGCGCCACAGttacaaataataataacaactgCCAAATAACATTGCTTTCTGAATGAGCTATCAAACAATATTGATAAATTAAAATCTTCTCTGAAAATTAGAGACTAATTGTTAGGGGCTTATTGTACTAGTATACTCATTTTCTGCTGTTTTTTACAGGGAGCGTAAAAATTCTCAAAGCCTCAATAAATACTttcagaagaaagaaaaataaaggaaatgtaTGCAATACAAAACAAAAGTTTTTCCCAACAGCTACCAATGCAAGTACAACTATTTAGAAGAATCCAAAGAACATAGACTAGAGTAAAATTAAAATCTACTCTGGCAACCTACATTCACTCGATTAACATGTAACTTGTAGTTTCTGTTTGATGTACATGGAATATATACAAAAGGACATCAAAAGCATGAAATAATCCCAGAGCTCCCCAAGGTTTAAAAggatgtggggggggggggggagaacaggaaagagatagagagatggAAAGCAATAAGTTACagaagaaaccaaaacaaaGTACAACACAGAAGACAGTGAAACAGCCGAGGATCAGTAAATGTAGGCCCCCTCTACTCCTTGGAGGGAAATATAACCGGACATTTAAGGAAGCAGAAAGATCCTCTGAAAACAACCACAGACAGAACACGAAAAACTCATGACTATAAGCTCAAAACCAAGCCACAACCACCCACAAAACACCAAAAGAGACTGATAACTTTGCAAGTTTTATAAATAGAGAGTACTGATGGCAAGACTTGTGCCCTGTATCAACATCAAACTTGGCAGACAGCAGTAAActttaaaatacaataatatattATTTAGTGCATTGAGAAACTACATTGCAGCGACTCTTCCACATGAATGGCAGACCCATTCTAGAGAAGTTGGATTCAGACACTGAATTTTCTAAGCATTCTTCTGCCTTGTATGACAAAAATTAATTTCTTCCACATGCCTACCTTTCCAATTGAAAGACTCCAGGCAAAGAGATGTCTACAAGATCTACTTATGACCAAGTCTGTTGATATGATAAAATTCATCATGTCTATCAAGCCCAATTGTTATTTCCAGACAAGCTGGTTGATATATCTATTATTATTAATTCCCAAGGAGAACATCAATCAACTGCttcccacccacccacccccaaaaaaaaaaaaaagagaaaagaaaggaacatgTATTAACTGGAATCTACCATTCACTTAAATTTGTATATGTATGGTTCTTCTTCTGAAAATTTTGTGTGTGTTTTAATTAAGATGAATGTATGCCAATATCTCAAGAGTTCAAGTAAGACAATTTTATAGAGCAAACCTTTAATCTTCCCTTCACGTGCAAGTTTGTAAAGGCCTTTCGGATCCCTCTCCTCACAAACTTTCAGAGGCATGTTCAtgaaaacctataaaatcaGATATAACCCATGATCCTGCTTCAAGGAActcttttaataaaagaaagagttAATTCAATTTGAAGAAGAGATATCTGCCAGGAATCTTGCCTCAACAAAACTACCATCTGGCAAAAGGGCACGGCAAGCATCTCGGTCTCTTCTGTATGGAGATATCAGACTAGCAACACAGATTAAACCGGCATCTGCAAAAAGCTTTGCTACTTCCCCTGCAATCAGATCAGTAGTTAAGAAGAAATTATTGAAGTAAATATCATATACATGAAAACTCCAGCAAGGATGGTTCCTTCTAAATGTCTGATAAAAATTACGATGAACGTCATCATTTCATCCAGGTTCCAAGGGTGTTGCCACACAAAAGTTGATAGGCACACCAAACAGATTTTATGGGCCACAAATAAATTCATCTTTTACCCAATAACTATAACCAGTCCTGTCACGTGTGAGACaatttaccataataccctgGGGTTTGAAATAATAAGTTTGAAGACGAACAAAACATCAATTACATTAATGGCTAGGAAATCCCTAGGTGCAACCTACTCAATAGTAGGTTTCAGCACTGAGGCATGTGGATCACATGCAAATCATGAGGAAAAGGATTGTGTTTTTTGTACTAAGAAAAGCCTTTATTTCATAATATGTAAGATGAACTGTATAGACATGCTGGTGTACTGGTTTTCCTGCCAGTTCATACATCTGTGTCAGGTATCATAAGAGAAGAACACCCCCTCTGCAATGGACATATTTGTAGAATACCTTTGCTTGAGTTTAACATTGAAAAGTCACCCTCATGGAAAGCATACTTACCAACCCTGCGTATGTTTTCTGCACGATCCTCTGCTTTAAAACCAAGGTCTTTGTTCAGTCCATGCCTAAGGTTGTCTCCATCAAGGACGTAGGAAAGCTTTCCTCTATTGTGCAGTTCTCTGCCTACTGAGCATGCCAATGTGCTTTTCCCTGAGTAATTTGAAGAAATAGTTCAAGACATGGTCTCTGTTTGTAAACACATAAAACATAGCATGCtaaatggtcaacactagaagagTCTTGAAGTGAAATTCTATTTccaatttataattttatcatTCTCTAGTCCACAAAGTTAGACAATCTGAAACATAAATAAGAGCCCCTCAGGAAATAATTATCCTGAAGATTACTTCATTAGTCAATCTAGTCACAAAGTTGACAATTATCTAATCATCTTATTTTCTGAGATTTCATTTTGGTAATTAATATCTGGCAATGGTGAAAGTTtatttgatgtagatcaaagcatgaagaacaggacaaaaatatatttcaaaaataaagtTACCGTTCACATGAAAAGTACATGAggtactgttcacgtaaacagtgtTGTGGGTCTCAGTTTACATCATGTGTGCTTCTATTCTAGAAGCCTTGGACAGCAAGAGACTCCAGGATCGATGGGACAGCTTCTAGAAGATTGAAGACCAAGTTAGCTTCCTTTTTGACAAGTATCTAGCTTCTATTTTTGAGATTAATTGTTTCTAatttagagtttctattttagttgcttagcttttatttagaagtttctattttatgggttttattaattagtagtttctttttttaggactctttagtttcttaattagattGGGACTCTGTTGCTTTGTAATTgggtttattataaatacatgtatgtgGCTGAGCAGAAGAGGatagagattgaagagaaaatagTTAAGGTTGAAGCTGTGAGAGGCGGCAACGGTGAGAGACCatgggtgagaggatgatgggctgagagagctgatcctatcccccccccccccttctatatccctttattcttcttcttatccttttatgtttcttctttcatatgtaaacaggaaaaagaaagcaataaaagtttcagttatccaatttgttcttccttattATGTTGATCGCGGCTGTAATCGATCTTTCACTGGTTTCCccggttcgaggtcgacttctGCATTATTTGGATTTCAATGGACATAACTGTTTTTGCTGCATAAAAGCTGTTGTTTGGGTGGTTTAACCTTTCAATCTCGCCATTGAAGTTTACACAAAACTGCTCCAAGAAATGGCAAGGCCACCTCCAATAAGTCACTAATATTAATTAAGTTTCATGAGAACTTATTATTAAGCATAAATGTGTGTCTCACACAT includes these proteins:
- the LOC122644169 gene encoding adenylyl-sulfate kinase 3-like, with the protein product MSTLGKPANIFWHECPVGKLERQKLLQQKGCVVWITGLSGSGKSTLACSVGRELHNRGKLSYVLDGDNLRHGLNKDLGFKAEDRAENIRRVGEVAKLFADAGLICVASLISPYRRDRDACRALLPDGSFVEVFMNMPLKVCEERDPKGLYKLAREGKIKGFTGIDDPYEPPLNCEIEIQQNDGICPAPSIMAGQVVTYLEDKGFLHEQ